TTCAACCCACTTGAAGTTTCCAGTGATGACACCGTTTTCTCTATTCTCTTCTGGCAAACTTAAAATCTTGTTCGTTAACCAAGTCGCATTTGCTCCAACATTCCATCTCCATCCATCACCTTTCAATACATCAACATCGAAAGTTAATTCGATACCACGATTTGCCATCGAACCAATATTTTTAGTTACTGTTGATACAGCTGTAGTCGTGGAGTTAGGTCCAGCAGATAGCGGTAAATTAAGGTCGAAGATTAGATTTTTCGACTGTTTATTGAAATACTCGACACTTAAGTTGGCACGTTTAAACAATCGTGCCTCTATTGCTGCAGAAAATGAGCTTGATGTCTCCCAAATTAGGTCAGGAGAAGGAATCTGGCTTTTGTAAACGGCTCCCGCATTCGCATTTTGATCGAGCGCATAGAGAGAAAGGTGCGCATATTTTTTGGCGCTTTCATCGTTTCCCACTTCACCATAAGAAGCTCTCACCTTTAGATTATTCACGGTATTTAGAGCATCCTTGAAAAAATCCTCTTTAGACACGATCCAGCTACCTCCTAAAGACCAAAAATTACCCCAGCGGTTTTCAGGACTGAACCTTGAAGACCCATCTCTTCTAAACGATGCTTCCGCAAAATATTTACCATCATAATTATATCGGGCACGTGATAAGTAACTTTCAACACGATAATCCTCTTGATAATCATACAAAGAAGTGATCTTCGTAAAATTAATCATGTCTGTTTTTCCCGCGAAAATCTCGTCCGTTTTATAACCATATAGATAACTCATGTTATCATAGAAATTTTCATGACCTGCCAATACGTCGACGTGATGCGCGCCAAAATCCTTGTTCCATGTTAACAACTGCTGGGCAGTATAATTTTTGTATCGATAGATACGTCTTGCGGCACGCCCCTGCCCAACACCATCACCAATAATAGCATTATTATATGTGCGTCGCTCTGAGTTACGCACATTCAGATCACCATTTATCGTAAACGTAAAATCTTTTAGGAATTTGAATTCCAAAAATGCTCTCCCGTTCATGGTATTTCGAATCGTCTGATCGCTATTCAATTCATTTTCCCAAATTGTATGGCGGCCAACATATTGCAATCTTGTCGACTCCCCGTTATCATACTGTCGGTTTCCTAATAGATCTGGTTTATAGCTACCATCTTCATTATGCAAGTGAATCGGATAGATTGGTGCAATGGATCGTGCGTAATTAAAAGGATTTGCAAAAGAACTGGCGTCGTCTGTAGAACCACTTATTCTATCTGAAATCTGATGCGATCCAGCTAGGTTGAATCCATATTTGAACCAATCTTTGGCTTGCAATTCCGCATTTAGTCTACCAGTAAACCTCTTTAGTCCAGAATTCTTAATGTATCCTTTTTCGTTTAAGTACCCTGTTGAGTAAAACACTTTAGCCTTATCAGTCGCAGTAGTACCATCGATATTGTAGTTTTGGCGATGTCCGACGCGATCCACTTCGCTAAACCAATCCAAATCGTCACGATAACCGCTTTTTATCTGTGCATCAGAAACCAATTTTCCATTTGCATCAAATAGTTTGTCATCATCTTTATCATAAATATTTAACTTCAGATAGTTACTAACGAGTGACTTTGAAGCTTCAGCGTTGGCTAGTTCAACAGTCGGGTAAGTCTTAGCATTAGTTGTCAGCAAATTGTTTCTGTACCCTGTCCACATTGCTTCCATAAACTGCCGATCATTTACACGATCATACTCAGCAATACCTCTCGAATAGAATCCTTGATCTGTCGTAATATTAACTTGTGAACGTCCCGCTTTTCCTTTCTTGGTTGTAATGATAATAACTCCGTTACTTGCCCTACTTCCGTACAATGCGGAAGAAGAAGCATCTTTTAATACAGAAATACTCTCAACATCATTTGGGTTTATATCTGAGATATTACCACCAAAAGGCACACCGTCAACCACATATAATGGATCATTCGATCCATTGAGCGATGAAAATCCACGAATTCGAATACTTGGTTCATCGCCGGGCATTCCAGAAGTATTATTTAACTGAATACCCGCGGCAGATCCCTCTAATGCTGCAAAAGCATTGGTAACAGGTCTCTTCTCAATATCCTTTGCTGAGATAGATGTTACAGATCCTGTTACTGATTCTTTTTTCGCAGTCCCATAAGCAACGACTACCACCTCATCCAATGCTGTATTTTGATTCTCTAGCGCAACATTAAAAAAGGATTGTCCCTCTTTAACAATAATTGTTTTGTCCGCGTGGCCGACAGATCTGAAAACGATTATTTTACCCACAGGCACTGATAATGAATATTTTCCATTTGCATCTGTCTGAGTGGCAATATTTGATCCCTGTACAGCAATTGTGACGCCTACCAACGGTTTGCCGTCAGCTCCGGTTACACGACCGTTGATTTTCTTCTCTTGCGCAAAGGCAACAGAAGACAGGATCATACTCCCCACGAAAAAACTGAGTAGTTTGTGTTTCATATGTTTATGTTTGTTTAAAATAAGTAGTTTATCTAACTAAATACGATA
The genomic region above belongs to Sphingobacterium zeae and contains:
- a CDS encoding SusC/RagA family TonB-linked outer membrane protein, with amino-acid sequence MKHKLLSFFVGSMILSSVAFAQEKKINGRVTGADGKPLVGVTIAVQGSNIATQTDANGKYSLSVPVGKIIVFRSVGHADKTIIVKEGQSFFNVALENQNTALDEVVVVAYGTAKKESVTGSVTSISAKDIEKRPVTNAFAALEGSAAGIQLNNTSGMPGDEPSIRIRGFSSLNGSNDPLYVVDGVPFGGNISDINPNDVESISVLKDASSSALYGSRASNGVIIITTKKGKAGRSQVNITTDQGFYSRGIAEYDRVNDRQFMEAMWTGYRNNLLTTNAKTYPTVELANAEASKSLVSNYLKLNIYDKDDDKLFDANGKLVSDAQIKSGYRDDLDWFSEVDRVGHRQNYNIDGTTATDKAKVFYSTGYLNEKGYIKNSGLKRFTGRLNAELQAKDWFKYGFNLAGSHQISDRISGSTDDASSFANPFNYARSIAPIYPIHLHNEDGSYKPDLLGNRQYDNGESTRLQYVGRHTIWENELNSDQTIRNTMNGRAFLEFKFLKDFTFTINGDLNVRNSERRTYNNAIIGDGVGQGRAARRIYRYKNYTAQQLLTWNKDFGAHHVDVLAGHENFYDNMSYLYGYKTDEIFAGKTDMINFTKITSLYDYQEDYRVESYLSRARYNYDGKYFAEASFRRDGSSRFSPENRWGNFWSLGGSWIVSKEDFFKDALNTVNNLKVRASYGEVGNDESAKKYAHLSLYALDQNANAGAVYKSQIPSPDLIWETSSSFSAAIEARLFKRANLSVEYFNKQSKNLIFDLNLPLSAGPNSTTTAVSTVTKNIGSMANRGIELTFDVDVLKGDGWRWNVGANATWLTNKILSLPEENRENGVITGNFKWVEGGGRYDFWMFKFAGVDQMTGRSLYLADTERFNVNGSAPGKAEIPTAELIEINGKYYVTNASSYGRRDWSGSVIPKMNGSFNTNFEYKNFSFSALFTYAIGGKVYDSSYAGLMSMSGTPGALHSDIMNSWSGVPDGMTSTSVNRLDPNGIPAINFSQSNMNNYTSDRFLTDGSYLVVKNISLGYRLPKQLINRIDLSSVTVVAGIENLATMTKRKGMNPQQQWNGISTNAWVTPRTVSFGVKVGL